One genomic segment of Vulgatibacter sp. includes these proteins:
- the ccrA gene encoding crotonyl-CoA carboxylase/reductase codes for MREKAIYDVGEMPPLGHVPKAMHAIVIRKDREGEPQTAMQHEQMPVPAIGPNEVLVYVMGAGVNFNGVWAARGKPVSIMKSTGDDFHIAGSDASGIVWKVGSNVKRWKVGDEVVVHCNQSCGQCPECNGLDPMACAEQKIWGYETNWGSFAQFTKVQAQQLLPKPRHLSWMDAASYGLTYFTAYRMLVDQAEMKAGDNVLVWGASGGLGIFAVQLCKVMGANAIAVVSSPAKAELAKSLGAKWTINRKDYDFARRENETPEQTKHRLAETRRLGKAIREMTGGKDVDIVFEHVGRETFPTSVLLAKRFGKIVICGATSGYHLDFDVRHLWMRQKQILGSHFANAYEATRANQLIIEGKVVPYLDATYAFDDTPRAHQDMAENKHMGKMAIAVGAAAELHAEEPEEAAGYEESMQENVPAF; via the coding sequence ATGAGGGAGAAGGCGATCTACGACGTCGGCGAAATGCCGCCGCTGGGCCACGTGCCGAAAGCGATGCACGCCATCGTGATCCGCAAGGATCGCGAGGGCGAGCCACAGACGGCGATGCAGCACGAGCAGATGCCCGTCCCGGCGATCGGACCGAACGAGGTGCTGGTCTACGTGATGGGCGCCGGCGTCAACTTCAACGGCGTCTGGGCAGCCCGGGGCAAGCCGGTCTCGATCATGAAGAGCACCGGCGACGACTTCCACATCGCCGGCTCCGACGCCTCCGGCATCGTCTGGAAGGTCGGCTCCAACGTGAAGCGCTGGAAGGTCGGCGACGAGGTGGTCGTCCACTGCAACCAGTCCTGCGGCCAGTGCCCCGAGTGCAACGGCCTCGATCCGATGGCCTGCGCCGAGCAGAAGATCTGGGGCTACGAGACCAATTGGGGATCGTTCGCCCAGTTCACCAAGGTGCAGGCGCAGCAGCTGCTGCCGAAGCCCAGGCACCTCTCCTGGATGGACGCGGCGAGCTACGGCCTCACCTACTTCACCGCCTACCGCATGCTCGTCGATCAGGCCGAGATGAAGGCCGGCGACAACGTGCTGGTCTGGGGCGCCTCCGGCGGCCTCGGGATCTTCGCGGTGCAGCTCTGCAAGGTGATGGGCGCCAACGCCATCGCCGTGGTCTCGAGCCCGGCGAAGGCGGAGCTGGCGAAGTCCCTCGGCGCGAAGTGGACGATCAACCGGAAGGACTACGACTTCGCCAGGCGGGAGAACGAGACGCCGGAGCAGACGAAGCACCGGCTCGCGGAGACCAGGCGCCTCGGCAAGGCGATCCGCGAGATGACCGGCGGCAAGGACGTCGACATCGTCTTCGAGCACGTGGGGCGGGAGACCTTCCCCACCTCGGTGCTGCTCGCCAAGCGCTTCGGCAAGATCGTCATCTGCGGCGCCACCTCGGGCTACCACCTCGACTTCGACGTGCGCCACCTCTGGATGCGGCAGAAGCAGATCCTCGGCAGCCACTTCGCCAACGCCTACGAGGCCACCCGGGCGAACCAGCTGATCATCGAGGGCAAGGTCGTTCCCTACCTCGACGCGACCTACGCCTTCGACGACACGCCCCGGGCCCACCAGGACATGGCCGAGAACAAACACATGGGCAAGATGGCGATCGCCGTCGGCGCCGCCGCCGAGCTCCACGCGGAGGAGCCGGAGGAGGCCGCCGGCTACGAGGAGAGCATGCAGGAGAACGTGCCGGCGTTCTGA
- a CDS encoding cytochrome C encodes MASFGKSLAPHLQLGALLLGLLPTAALASNDPVGIALEIEDGHGVPLELQAGGRYYVDQIDLRAALAASVDAGVDDLAAEGDFADLDWSGVRLADEEFVLLANADGTFTRRRFFRDAAWMEQASSFVVQQLDCSGVPVGRPLVLEAGTDDARQPGDDFFVRRLRAIQWTHDCAALDDCSTASRFEEEALVELRHARGTPQSFLLHPHAAALQVEWSLKPWQRYEVPLRQVVQPGWDYGFAIALAPLTAPRADGTYAPGTDITFRMTLQDGSGTPLHPQGVLPTYNDVVFAGDPAGIQYYRAFFDPSATYYRRKHRERMLMAQIIGPAQDIRPIRSVVDLSLFFAPGAQVIGTPARDGVYAEFTTIPQASDLFGGAFDPTHAGWAAPVSDEFTFHIPADAAPGTYLVTTKGRRVYQGEDRPASTTIEIQVGQQERTVAHLATGNCESCHQNGGELSRVLHANANRAACNGCHAPLSFELEGPIYVRTHFVHSRSDRFDAPLERCTTCHLDQQTTQRVSKSACLSCHTEYPAWHEQAFGPVESIYVGGGAESFASCTDGCHQTHPGSGF; translated from the coding sequence ATGGCTTCGTTCGGGAAGTCGCTTGCGCCTCATCTCCAGCTGGGAGCCCTGCTCCTCGGCCTGCTCCCCACCGCCGCCCTCGCCAGCAACGATCCGGTCGGCATCGCCCTCGAGATCGAGGACGGCCACGGCGTGCCCCTCGAGCTCCAGGCGGGCGGGCGCTACTACGTCGACCAGATCGATCTGCGGGCGGCCCTCGCCGCGTCGGTAGACGCAGGCGTCGACGATCTCGCCGCCGAAGGCGACTTCGCCGATCTCGACTGGAGCGGCGTGCGCCTGGCCGACGAGGAGTTCGTGCTCCTCGCCAACGCCGACGGCACCTTCACCCGCCGCCGCTTCTTCCGCGACGCAGCGTGGATGGAGCAGGCGAGCTCCTTCGTGGTGCAGCAGCTCGACTGCAGCGGCGTTCCGGTGGGCAGGCCGCTGGTGCTGGAGGCTGGGACCGACGACGCGCGCCAGCCCGGCGACGATTTCTTCGTGCGGCGCCTGCGCGCGATCCAGTGGACCCACGACTGCGCCGCCCTCGACGACTGCTCCACCGCCAGCCGCTTCGAGGAGGAGGCGCTGGTGGAGCTGCGGCACGCCCGCGGCACGCCGCAGTCCTTCCTCCTCCACCCCCACGCGGCGGCGCTGCAGGTGGAGTGGAGCCTCAAGCCCTGGCAGCGTTACGAGGTGCCGCTGCGCCAGGTCGTGCAGCCGGGATGGGACTACGGCTTCGCGATCGCCCTCGCGCCCCTCACCGCGCCCCGCGCCGACGGCACCTACGCACCCGGCACCGACATCACCTTCCGGATGACGCTGCAGGACGGCAGCGGCACGCCCCTCCATCCGCAGGGCGTGCTCCCGACCTACAACGACGTGGTCTTCGCCGGCGACCCCGCCGGCATCCAGTACTACCGGGCCTTCTTCGATCCGAGCGCCACCTACTACCGCCGCAAGCACCGCGAGCGGATGCTGATGGCGCAGATCATCGGGCCCGCCCAGGACATCCGTCCGATCCGCAGCGTGGTCGATCTCTCGCTCTTCTTCGCTCCGGGCGCCCAGGTGATCGGCACGCCCGCCCGCGACGGCGTCTACGCCGAGTTCACCACCATCCCCCAGGCCTCGGATCTCTTCGGCGGCGCCTTCGATCCCACGCACGCGGGCTGGGCCGCCCCGGTGAGCGACGAGTTCACCTTCCACATCCCGGCGGATGCCGCACCCGGCACCTATCTCGTCACCACCAAGGGCCGGCGCGTCTACCAGGGCGAGGATCGCCCCGCCAGCACCACCATCGAGATCCAGGTGGGCCAGCAGGAGCGGACCGTCGCCCACCTCGCCACCGGCAATTGCGAGAGCTGCCACCAGAACGGCGGCGAGCTCTCCCGGGTGCTCCACGCCAACGCCAACCGCGCCGCCTGCAACGGCTGCCACGCGCCGCTCAGCTTCGAGCTCGAGGGGCCGATCTACGTGCGCACCCACTTCGTCCACTCGCGCTCCGACCGATTCGACGCACCGCTGGAGCGCTGCACCACCTGCCACCTCGACCAGCAGACCACGCAGCGGGTGAGCAAGAGCGCCTGCCTCTCCTGCCACACCGAGTACCCGGCGTGGCACGAGCAGGCCTTCGGCCCGGTCGAGAGCATCTACGTCGGCGGCGGCGCGGAGTCCTTCGCCTCCTGCACCGACGGCTGCCACCAGACGCATCCCGGCAGCGGCTTCTAG
- a CDS encoding acyl-CoA dehydrogenase family protein produces MISADHRMIQESVRDFARAEVDPIASELDNQAAEIPMPLIRKMAELGYFGLIFPAEYGGSGLDTLSMALVTEELSRAWLSVGSVMTRMIITGSLIHANGTEEQKRLWLPKICSGEMLAAAAFTEPDVGSDAAGVKTRAVRQGDKYVVNGEKAWCTFANRAHVLCTLVRTNPDRPKHKGLSMLLIEKEPGDGFDPPRLSGSPIPTIGYKGMNSYNVAFDNYEVPAENLLGGEEGKGFYQLMATYEYARIQTAARAVGVAQAALDAAIQYAKEREQFGKPIAEFQIIRHKLAHAATEIEAARQLTHYACQMKDTGKRCDLEAGMAKAFAAEMAERVTSECLQVFGGYGYSREYPAQRYWRDARVFRIFEGTSEIQYEVIAKRLLAD; encoded by the coding sequence ATGATCTCCGCCGACCACCGGATGATCCAGGAGTCGGTGCGCGACTTCGCCAGGGCCGAGGTCGATCCGATCGCGAGCGAGCTCGACAACCAGGCAGCCGAGATCCCGATGCCGCTCATCCGCAAGATGGCGGAGCTCGGCTACTTCGGCCTGATCTTCCCGGCGGAATACGGCGGCAGCGGTCTCGACACCCTCTCGATGGCCCTGGTCACCGAGGAGCTCTCCCGGGCATGGCTTTCGGTGGGCTCGGTGATGACCCGGATGATCATCACCGGCTCGCTCATCCACGCCAACGGCACCGAGGAGCAGAAGCGGCTGTGGCTCCCGAAGATCTGCTCCGGCGAGATGCTCGCCGCTGCGGCCTTCACCGAGCCCGACGTCGGCTCCGACGCAGCCGGGGTGAAGACCCGCGCGGTGCGGCAGGGCGACAAATACGTGGTCAACGGCGAGAAGGCCTGGTGCACCTTCGCCAACCGCGCCCACGTCCTCTGCACGCTGGTGCGCACCAACCCCGACCGCCCCAAACACAAGGGCCTCTCGATGCTGCTGATCGAGAAGGAGCCCGGCGACGGCTTCGATCCGCCCCGCCTCTCCGGCAGCCCCATCCCCACCATCGGCTACAAGGGGATGAACTCGTACAACGTCGCCTTCGACAACTACGAGGTCCCTGCGGAGAACCTCCTCGGCGGCGAGGAGGGCAAGGGCTTCTACCAGCTCATGGCCACCTACGAGTACGCGCGGATCCAGACCGCCGCGCGGGCGGTGGGCGTGGCGCAGGCAGCCCTCGACGCCGCGATCCAATACGCGAAGGAGCGCGAGCAATTCGGCAAGCCGATCGCCGAGTTCCAGATCATCCGGCACAAGCTCGCCCACGCGGCCACCGAGATCGAGGCGGCGCGGCAGCTGACCCACTACGCCTGCCAGATGAAGGACACGGGCAAGCGCTGCGACCTCGAGGCGGGCATGGCCAAGGCCTTCGCCGCCGAGATGGCGGAGCGGGTCACCAGCGAATGCCTGCAGGTCTTCGGCGGCTACGGCTACAGCCGCGAATACCCGGCGCAGCGCTATTGGCGCGACGCCCGGGTCTTCCGGATCTTCGAAGGCACCTCCGAGATCCAATACGAGGTCATCGCCAAGCGGCTCCTCGCCGACTGA
- a CDS encoding MaoC family dehydratase, protein MVMKEKELKEGALLQRVAARALEGRRLTRDDNYWEDFEVGETIVHPRGRTIADTEHMALTNIVLNTAQLHFNQAMCDEQPGTYFEGRRVVYGGIVFAFLVGLASEETSENALAELSYDEGRHKSPVFAGDTLFAESTVLEKRASPEREDAGVVKFLLVGKNQRGQTVLEITREVLVKRKSHWSTGA, encoded by the coding sequence ATGGTCATGAAGGAGAAGGAGCTGAAGGAGGGCGCGCTCCTGCAGCGGGTCGCGGCCCGGGCCCTCGAGGGACGCAGGCTCACCCGCGACGACAACTACTGGGAGGACTTCGAGGTCGGCGAGACCATCGTCCACCCGCGCGGCCGCACCATCGCCGACACCGAGCACATGGCGCTGACCAACATCGTGCTCAACACCGCGCAGCTGCACTTCAACCAGGCGATGTGCGACGAGCAGCCCGGCACCTATTTCGAAGGGCGCCGCGTGGTCTACGGCGGGATCGTCTTCGCCTTCCTGGTGGGGCTCGCCTCCGAGGAGACCAGCGAGAACGCGCTGGCCGAGCTCTCCTACGACGAGGGCCGCCACAAGAGCCCGGTCTTCGCCGGCGACACGCTCTTCGCCGAGTCGACGGTGCTGGAGAAGCGCGCGAGCCCCGAACGCGAGGACGCCGGCGTCGTCAAATTCCTCCTCGTCGGCAAGAACCAGCGGGGCCAGACCGTGCTCGAGATCACCCGCGAGGTGCTGGTGAAGCGCAAGAGCCACTGGTCCACCGGGGCCTGA
- a CDS encoding cobalamin B12-binding domain-containing protein, with the protein MHAATELGYTPRILVAKPGLDGHDRGAKVIASALRDAGMEVIYTGLRASVPAIAAAAVQEGVDLVGLSILSGAHLSICKQLREELTKRGAQDLPVLLGGVIPQSDWPLLAELGVKRVFGPESPLEEVVQFVQWLVEPKAWAAPQTPAALQQEGA; encoded by the coding sequence ATGCACGCAGCGACCGAGTTGGGCTACACCCCCCGCATCCTCGTGGCCAAGCCGGGCCTCGACGGCCACGACCGTGGCGCGAAGGTGATCGCCTCCGCCCTGCGCGACGCGGGCATGGAGGTGATCTACACCGGCCTGCGCGCCAGCGTCCCCGCCATCGCTGCGGCTGCGGTGCAGGAGGGCGTGGATCTCGTCGGCCTCTCGATCCTCTCCGGCGCCCACCTCTCCATCTGCAAGCAGCTTCGCGAGGAGCTGACGAAGCGCGGCGCGCAGGATCTCCCGGTGCTGCTCGGGGGCGTGATCCCGCAGTCCGATTGGCCCCTCCTCGCAGAGCTCGGGGTGAAGCGGGTCTTCGGGCCCGAGTCGCCCCTCGAGGAGGTGGTGCAGTTCGTCCAGTGGCTCGTGGAGCCGAAGGCGTGGGCGGCGCCGCAGACCCCTGCGGCGCTGCAACAGGAGGGTGCATGA
- a CDS encoding MaoC family dehydratase: MSKRRVVQYGRYFEDFQVGDTYRHHWGRTVGEGECSLFTTWTMNANPLYFNKVYARALGHPDTPVNPLLVMNVVFGMTVEDLSEQALAHLGYWRMHFARPVYPGDTLFAESTVLDKRASESKDDRGIVHVRTVGTNQHGEEVISYERKILVKKRSSYEAPTKAPGAMEVA, translated from the coding sequence ATGAGCAAGCGCAGGGTGGTCCAGTACGGGCGGTATTTCGAGGACTTCCAGGTGGGAGACACCTACCGCCACCACTGGGGCCGCACCGTCGGCGAGGGCGAGTGCTCGCTCTTTACGACCTGGACCATGAACGCCAACCCACTCTACTTCAACAAGGTCTACGCCCGCGCCCTCGGCCATCCCGACACGCCTGTAAATCCGCTCCTGGTGATGAACGTGGTCTTCGGGATGACCGTCGAGGACCTCTCGGAGCAGGCCCTCGCCCACCTCGGCTATTGGCGGATGCACTTCGCCCGCCCCGTCTACCCGGGGGACACGCTCTTCGCCGAGTCCACCGTCCTCGACAAGCGCGCCTCGGAATCGAAGGACGACAGGGGGATCGTCCACGTGCGCACGGTGGGGACCAACCAGCACGGCGAAGAGGTGATCAGCTACGAGCGGAAGATCCTGGTGAAGAAGCGCAGCAGCTACGAGGCGCCCACCAAGGCCCCCGGTGCCATGGAGGTCGCATGA
- a CDS encoding short-chain fatty acyl-CoA regulator family protein — MNDTRLNANVGLKIRALRLERGLKQADVAREIGVSPAYLNLIEKGKRVIPFPLLWKCLRLYQQDPEAFMSSLGEGTVDEALARLIEDPLLRSLDFDAASLERLSAEPKLIGTVAALFQLYKNTRSQLDNLLTRISTEGPGAPGDPALGRDYSPFDEVVDFLEAHQNHFPELEAAAEEVRIDGRLGRQATSEDLRRVLGERFGVRVESKSFSRSSVVRHLDPDEAVLQLSPSLTEQPLKFQLAAAMGILVVDRSGLAERITAGARIRHVETAKLIKVNLGNYFAGALLLPYGEFFREAQRTRYDVDALAAIFGVTYETVAHRLCNLSDPRRRGVPFHFLRADAAGNISKRYSATGLRFAVQGGSCPKWAVHVAFLTPSILRRQFSVLPDGTMYFCFAKAMVNPIEGSVERGTAWSIGMGTVADDAKFLSYANGLPTSQAEIKRHAVPAGVSCRFCERTDCNQRAAPSYRFAFSFDEYTKKESFFSPLMHKDQKTAPATKGRNRSAGQQP; from the coding sequence ATGAACGACACCCGTCTCAACGCCAACGTGGGGCTGAAGATCCGCGCCCTCCGTCTCGAGCGGGGCCTGAAGCAGGCCGACGTGGCCCGGGAGATCGGCGTCTCGCCGGCCTATCTCAACCTGATCGAGAAGGGGAAGCGGGTGATCCCCTTCCCGCTGCTCTGGAAATGCCTGCGGCTCTACCAGCAGGATCCCGAGGCCTTCATGTCCAGCCTCGGGGAGGGGACGGTCGACGAGGCGCTGGCCCGGCTGATCGAGGACCCGCTGCTCCGCTCCCTCGACTTCGACGCGGCGTCGCTGGAGCGCCTCTCCGCGGAGCCGAAGCTGATCGGGACCGTCGCCGCGCTCTTCCAGCTCTACAAGAACACCCGCAGCCAGCTCGACAACCTGCTCACGCGGATCTCGACCGAGGGGCCCGGGGCGCCAGGCGACCCGGCGCTCGGCCGCGACTACTCGCCCTTCGACGAGGTGGTCGATTTCCTCGAGGCCCACCAGAACCATTTCCCCGAGCTGGAGGCCGCGGCGGAGGAGGTGCGGATCGACGGCAGGCTCGGGCGGCAGGCCACCTCCGAGGATCTACGCCGCGTCCTCGGGGAACGCTTCGGCGTGCGGGTCGAGTCGAAGAGCTTCAGCCGCTCCTCCGTGGTGCGCCACCTCGATCCCGACGAGGCCGTGCTCCAGCTCTCGCCTTCGCTCACCGAGCAGCCCCTGAAATTCCAGCTCGCCGCGGCGATGGGGATCCTGGTGGTGGATCGGAGCGGCCTCGCCGAGCGGATCACCGCCGGCGCGCGGATCCGCCACGTGGAGACGGCGAAGCTGATCAAGGTGAACCTCGGCAACTACTTCGCCGGGGCGCTGCTCCTTCCCTATGGCGAATTCTTCCGGGAGGCGCAGCGGACGCGCTACGACGTGGACGCCCTCGCGGCGATCTTCGGCGTGACGTACGAGACCGTCGCCCACCGCCTCTGCAATCTCTCGGATCCGAGGCGCCGCGGCGTTCCCTTCCACTTCCTCCGTGCGGACGCAGCAGGGAACATCTCCAAGCGCTACAGCGCCACCGGGCTGCGCTTCGCGGTGCAGGGGGGCTCCTGCCCGAAGTGGGCGGTGCACGTGGCCTTCCTCACCCCCTCGATCCTGCGGCGGCAATTCTCCGTGCTCCCCGACGGCACCATGTATTTCTGTTTCGCCAAGGCGATGGTGAACCCCATCGAGGGATCGGTGGAGCGGGGCACGGCCTGGTCGATCGGCATGGGCACCGTCGCAGACGACGCGAAATTCCTCTCCTACGCCAACGGCCTTCCCACCAGCCAGGCGGAGATCAAGCGCCACGCCGTTCCTGCAGGGGTGAGCTGCCGCTTCTGCGAGCGCACCGACTGCAACCAGCGGGCTGCGCCCTCCTACCGCTTCGCGTTCTCCTTCGACGAGTACACGAAGAAGGAGAGCTTCTTCTCGCCGCTGATGCACAAGGATCAGAAGACTGCGCCGGCGACGAAGGGCAGGAACAGGAGCGCGGGCCAGCAGCCGTAG
- a CDS encoding methylmalonyl-CoA mutase, producing the protein MSDRGADERELSTGEAPARDEGAIRAPRPATSARVRHAPRYETRSGIPLQPFYGPEDVRSEAAPPPGQFPFTRGIFPDMYRGKVWTMRQYAGFGTPEETNERFRFLLEAGQTGLSLALDLPTQLGLDSDDPMAAGEVGKVGVAIDSLADMETVFAQIPLDRVSTSMTINATAAILLAMYEAVARQQGVAPERISGTVQNDLLKEFGARGAWVFPIEPSMRLALDVIEDTVQRLPRFNPISIASHYRDAGANPAEEMAYTLAAGMAYVRGLLDRGLDPDAFGKRLSFFFYTYVNFFEEVAKYRAGRRIWARFMKEVGAGENAQRLRAACVCGGQSLTRAEPLNNVARITLEAFAVTCAGLQSVFTAAYDEAFAIPTELSARTSLRVQQILEKETEVAKVADPLGGSYFVEALTDQMEGAIRAVLDRIDAQGGMEKALETGWLQMQIGRRAYEWQRGVDSGEIPVVGVNVHRSEAEEQAIEQQALSTEAQERQRSSLARVRGARDPAQVRQALRRVEETARSRENLMPSIREAVLAYATVGEITQSIKQVFGEYQPPSRF; encoded by the coding sequence GTGAGCGATCGCGGCGCCGACGAACGGGAGCTCTCGACCGGCGAGGCCCCGGCGCGCGACGAGGGCGCCATCCGCGCGCCCCGTCCCGCCACCTCGGCGCGCGTGCGCCACGCGCCCCGCTACGAGACCCGCTCCGGCATCCCCCTGCAGCCCTTCTACGGCCCGGAGGACGTGCGGAGCGAGGCCGCGCCCCCGCCGGGCCAGTTCCCCTTCACCCGCGGGATCTTCCCCGACATGTACCGGGGCAAGGTCTGGACGATGCGCCAATACGCCGGTTTCGGCACGCCGGAGGAGACCAACGAGCGCTTCCGCTTCCTCCTCGAGGCGGGCCAGACCGGCCTCTCCCTGGCGCTCGATCTGCCCACCCAGCTCGGCCTCGACTCGGACGATCCGATGGCAGCCGGCGAGGTGGGCAAGGTCGGCGTGGCCATCGACTCGCTGGCGGACATGGAGACGGTCTTCGCGCAGATCCCCCTCGACCGCGTCTCCACCTCGATGACCATCAACGCCACCGCCGCGATCCTGCTGGCGATGTACGAAGCCGTGGCGCGGCAGCAGGGCGTGGCGCCCGAGCGGATCAGCGGCACCGTCCAGAACGATCTGCTCAAGGAGTTCGGCGCCCGCGGCGCCTGGGTCTTCCCGATCGAGCCCTCGATGCGGCTCGCCCTCGACGTGATCGAGGACACGGTGCAGCGGCTGCCCCGCTTCAACCCGATCTCGATCGCCAGCCACTACCGCGACGCAGGCGCCAACCCTGCCGAGGAGATGGCCTACACCCTCGCCGCCGGCATGGCCTACGTGCGCGGGCTCCTCGACCGCGGCCTCGATCCAGACGCCTTCGGCAAGCGCCTCTCCTTCTTCTTCTACACCTACGTGAACTTCTTCGAGGAGGTGGCCAAGTACCGCGCGGGCAGGCGGATCTGGGCCCGCTTCATGAAGGAGGTCGGCGCCGGCGAGAACGCCCAGCGGCTCCGGGCCGCCTGCGTCTGCGGCGGCCAGTCGCTCACCCGCGCCGAGCCCCTGAACAACGTCGCCCGGATCACCCTCGAGGCCTTCGCCGTCACCTGCGCCGGGCTGCAGTCGGTCTTCACCGCAGCCTACGACGAAGCCTTCGCCATCCCCACCGAGCTCTCCGCCAGGACCTCGCTGCGCGTGCAGCAGATCCTCGAGAAGGAGACCGAGGTGGCGAAGGTCGCCGATCCCCTCGGCGGCTCCTATTTCGTAGAGGCCCTCACCGACCAGATGGAAGGCGCGATCCGCGCGGTGCTCGATCGCATCGACGCGCAGGGCGGCATGGAGAAGGCCCTCGAGACCGGCTGGCTCCAGATGCAGATCGGCCGCCGCGCCTACGAATGGCAGCGCGGCGTCGACAGTGGGGAGATCCCGGTGGTGGGCGTCAACGTCCACCGCAGCGAGGCCGAAGAGCAGGCGATCGAGCAGCAGGCGCTCTCCACCGAGGCGCAGGAGCGGCAGCGCAGCTCCCTCGCCCGGGTGCGCGGGGCGCGCGATCCGGCGCAGGTGCGGCAGGCGCTGCGCCGGGTGGAGGAGACCGCACGCAGCAGGGAGAACCTGATGCCTTCGATCCGCGAGGCGGTGCTCGCCTACGCGACCGTCGGCGAAATCACCCAGAGCATCAAGCAGGTATTCGGGGAGTACCAGCCCCCGTCCCGCTTCTAG
- a CDS encoding HpcH/HpaI aldolase/citrate lyase family protein — MQKQAAQQKKDARPWDQLVIAREFNVRRTELTCPAHSLKMMSKAADSGADEVILDLEDSCAVSQKIAARGTLVEALTTLDFKGKIRAIRPNNIRTKYFYRDLIEVLEAAGRNVDVVVIPKVYGAEDVLFVDRLITQIEENAGLEMGRIKLEVLIESARAMLHAEEIAACTPRMASLIFGIADYAGDIGSKEMTTEQFQVHHYPKAHTIAAARAAGIDVVDNVTLQFRDLEQVRKDAEYGAKMGFDGKWAIHPSHIDIINSVYTPSREELERALAIMEAYQKADTDQGVGAIVFGDEMVDAATLRVEWKKIAVAKRAGILDENNRIVERKDGAGTQQAGARA; from the coding sequence ATGCAGAAGCAGGCAGCGCAGCAGAAGAAGGACGCACGGCCCTGGGACCAGCTCGTCATCGCCCGCGAGTTCAACGTGCGGCGCACCGAGCTCACCTGCCCCGCCCACTCGCTCAAGATGATGAGCAAGGCGGCGGATTCCGGCGCCGACGAGGTGATCCTCGACCTCGAGGATTCCTGCGCCGTTTCGCAGAAGATCGCCGCCCGCGGCACGCTGGTGGAGGCGCTCACCACCCTCGACTTCAAGGGCAAGATCCGCGCGATCCGGCCCAACAACATCCGCACGAAGTATTTCTACCGCGATCTGATCGAGGTGCTCGAGGCCGCCGGCCGCAACGTCGACGTGGTGGTGATCCCCAAAGTCTACGGGGCGGAGGACGTGCTCTTCGTCGACCGCCTGATCACGCAGATCGAGGAGAACGCGGGCCTCGAGATGGGCCGGATCAAGCTCGAGGTGCTGATCGAGAGCGCCCGCGCGATGCTCCACGCCGAGGAGATCGCCGCCTGCACGCCGCGCATGGCCTCGCTCATCTTCGGCATCGCCGATTACGCCGGCGACATCGGCTCCAAGGAGATGACCACCGAGCAGTTCCAGGTGCACCACTACCCCAAGGCCCACACCATCGCCGCCGCCCGCGCAGCCGGCATCGACGTCGTCGACAACGTCACCCTCCAATTCCGCGACCTCGAGCAGGTCCGCAAGGACGCGGAATACGGCGCGAAGATGGGCTTCGACGGCAAGTGGGCGATCCACCCCTCGCACATCGACATCATCAACTCGGTCTACACGCCCTCCAGAGAGGAGCTGGAGCGGGCGCTGGCGATCATGGAGGCCTACCAGAAGGCCGACACCGACCAGGGCGTCGGCGCCATCGTCTTCGGCGACGAGATGGTCGACGCCGCCACACTGCGGGTGGAGTGGAAGAAGATCGCGGTGGCGAAACGCGCCGGGATCCTCGACGAGAACAACCGGATCGTCGAGCGCAAGGACGGCGCCGGCACGCAGCAGGCGGGGGCGCGGGCGTGA